GAGGCAGGCCCGCAGGCAAAACGTCTGAGCATGAACCCCTGAAGCCACAAGCCGTTCTCTGAGTCACCACCttcagtgaggagggagggaatgcAAAACCCGTGCCAGGAGGAAAGAGATttgctgactccttcctgaccccACGAGGCCATCTAAGCAGAGCGCAAAGGGGTGCACCGGGTTCCACAGAACCGCGCTGCTCAGCGGCTGAGCATCGATACTGACTAGGGCTTGGCTTTGCTGCGCCTCCATTTCACTTGGGCCTTCAGCCTCCCACGGCCTCGCCAGCTACAAACGGATCTGAGAGATCTAGTGGTCGGGGAAGGATTAAGCTCTCGTCCAGAGAACTGAACCTCCATCCTGTCCAAGGTCCCCCTTTTGACTGCTGATGCTTAGAAAGCCTTCAGCGTCTGCTTCTGCTGCAAAGAGCCTCCCTGCAGTGTGTGCTTCCCCACAGGGACTCAGAACTGTGCAAACTTCCCAGCTAAGTTTTGCAGCCATCTTCTGGGGTCCAGCTTCCCTGGAAGCTTTTACAGAGATAGAAGTGCCCACCGTTGCTTAAGCTTGCACCTGTTCAAGGGCATGTGTACAGgagccctgctcccaccccaccaaGACTTAAGGTCTAGCTCTATTTCAGAGCCCAGGACAACTGGAATCAGCTTTAGCCTATGCTTTCTAGGGATTTAAGGCTGTTCTTGGGTCCTGTCCTGGTCTCCTGAACCATCTCCCTTTCAGGAAGAGACCTGCTTTCTCAACAGAAGCTCTGGGGTCCCGCTCTGTATTTCCCCCTCTACACTCAGCCCTGTGCcgtacctggcacagagcagaggccCAGAAAATCTTGGCTGACCAACGGCACGAAGTGTGGACATCTTGGCTGACAGCCCCTCTTTAGTTTGAAAAGCTCCAGATGCAAGTGCAACCGTCTTCAAGGCCCCTTCCGTGAAGCCAGGGTGGCTGAGCAGTTTTCCACAGCACTGGCAGAGCCCCTAGGATGACTCTGAAGTAACTGATAGGCCCTCGGGCTCAGCCCACGTGGACAATGCGGTTAATGAGGAGCCCGCTGTCGTTACAATCAATTCAAAGAGACTGCAACCAGCTGTTTCCGGGAAAGAAGGACACCAGAAAGCAAAGTATGACGAAGTATTTTTAATAGGTCAAACTCCAAGTCATTGTGCTCCCAGTTCTGAAGAGATTCCTAAAAGAGGCAACTTTGGCCGTTTGGGAAGCCAGCGTTCACCCTCCCGCGGTCTCGGCATCTCCTTCCTCTGGGGGCTGACCTGGAGGAAAGCACAAACGCGCCCAGTACCATTCTGGCTTCCATGGGACCTTGCTCTCATCTACACGTTATAGCAACAGCCTTAGTTGGACTAAGATGACGACTCAGTTAAAGGAGACAAATGCTGACTGTCCAAGCAGGAACAGTCCAAGCTGGCAAGAAAAAGCACACTGCATACATAGGATACAGAAGGGCGAGCTTCTGTCTGCGGGGCTACAACATTACATTTGCTTTGCCTGCGAACTATCAAGAAGGATTCGTTGGCCAGAGTGTTTCTGCTGAACAAGCAACATAGCAGTCAAAAGTCTTGGGCACCCTGGTGCCACCAGCCCAGAGTCATCGTGCAGCGTCCCCTGGAGAGTCTTTGAGGGAAACATGAAGTCCAGCTCATGCCTCTGCCTACGGGTCGATTTCTTCAGGGAATCACGGTGATCATAATGTCTTCATTGCCCCTGCGGACAACCATGTTGAGGGTGCTTTCCTTCTTAATGACGTCGCTGACGTCATTGGCGGAGACCACCGACTGTCCATTGATGCTGATTATGACATCATTTTCCTTGAGCCCACCCCTGCAACACAAAGGGAAACACAATCGTAATGTTCCCATTCCTCCTGGTCTAACTCCATGAGAGGGGATCAGCTTTAACATCAACAGGGGCACAGTTTACAACCTAAAAACCCAGAGCAAACAGAGTGGGGTGGCAGTTAGCTTATGTGAGAATGGCTTAAACCGCCAGTGGGTCGCATTATTTCCTTTTGAGGCTTTTGGGCCAAATCATCAATCATGTCCATTGCAGAAATGCCTACCAACACTAGCGTGACCTTATCACAGAATGATCCCAAAGTGGGTGAGGATATAAGCCTCCACCACCTACAATGACGGTGGCCAACTTGCTTGTGATGGGTCACAACTCAGAGCAGCTCCCACAGGGATGGCCTGATGGTTCTACTGTGAGACACCCGCTTTGTGTTCTTGTTGCTGAAACTTAAGCTCTTCTGTATGACAGCATCAAATAAGCTGTTTTGGTCCTTAATGGTCTAgcacaggggtcagcaaaccttttctgtaaatggCTGGAAACAGTCAGCTGGCCCCTCCTTGGTCTGGCACTTCTCTCTTTGCGTGAAACCAGGTAACAAACCCTGACTGTGAGTTGAGCTACTTCTTTTCACGTACTTTGATGTTCCCTGGGTTACTTTTTGAGGGGTATGGACAAGCATGGCCTGACTGATAACAGACAATTAGAGAAGGCTTCAGGAGGAGATGCCTCCAGAAGCTTAGCGTGGGATCACTGTCCAAGGTCTCAGGGACACTTCTCCCTAAACCCTCCTTCCTCAGCCAGGCCCATCCTGGAGACTCATAACAAGTCCAATTTCACTCTTTCCATCTGATACCCGCTCATGAAGAGGACTTCTGCAGAAAGGAAGCACCCTTTTGCTGATGAGTCCTAAGCTGAACCAGGTCGGAAGGCCTGACCGGCAGGATTGACCAAGGATGTCTGACCACTTTGTCAAGGATTCTCACTGTCACCTGAGCTGATATGAAAAGAACCACCCTCTCACCCCACTGCCTCCAGGAAACACAGGGGTATtgggaaaggggggaaaaacGGCGAACTCACGCTTCTGCGGGGGTGTCAGGAATTACTTCAATGATATACGCTCCTGAAAGCACATCTGGGAAGTCTCGGTGGCGGTCCTTCAGCTCTTTGGCTTTGCTGCTCAGGAGAAAAAGCACTTGTGTTAACATTAAGTAACAGGCCTTCCACTGCTGAGACGGGGCTCCTGCCTGGCTTCTCCTCCTGTCCCTGATTCTAAGGTAAAATCCCTCAAGGGTTTCACTTCCACTTTAAATTGCCTGTTGACTAGTGTCACAGTTTACTAGGTAACAGCAAGGGAActgttttatcattattattactaattaatTGACAGTAGCTTAAGGAGTCAGTACAATATAGCAGCTGGCCTGCTTtggaaccccagctctgcctctttcccactgtgtgatcttgggcagttgcttaacctctctgtgccttgtttttctcacctgcaaaacagGGATAATGACATggggttgtcatgaggattagatgagattaTTTAGGTCCAGGACCTGGCCcggtgccaggcacagagcaatCACGTGATTAGTAAGGGGTGTTACCACCATGACCACTAGTGATCACGGCCACCACCCATTCATCCGAGTTCTGACACGCATGAGATCTCTCAATCCTCACCACACACCAAGACGCCTGCACTGTTACCCTCACctggagaggaggaaactgaggcactcaGGGGTCAGGTCATCCCGAGGTCACAAGCCAGGGAGTAGCAGATCTGGGATGAGGACCCAGGGACCTGGATCCTGGGGCCTGTATTCCCTCCCTACGCCTCCGTCTCCAGACCAGAGTTCCAGGACAAGACCTGATTCACAGTGCCATCTTGGCAAATCAGCCCACATTCTGGAGTGCTAAGAAAGGCACCACCATATGTATCTGAACTACAGTCCTATGTTCACAATTAATTAATAGGtaagtaattataataattaagatATTAATTCTATATTAACACATTCTGCTCTTTGCCAGCTTTACCTACCACAGTTTCAAGCAGGTCCTTAGGTCTCAGGACTCCTGCGATTACACCAGATTTTTCCACCAAGGTTAAAACACCAGTGCTATAAGCTTGGCAGCCACACACCACAACTTCCATCAGCTCAGGAAAACAAGCCATCGGTCATGCTGAGTCTGACCGGCATTCCAGGAGCACAGCCCACAGGCGGCAGAGCTCAGGAAAGGCAGGGcgctctggggctgagggaggtgctgggggcacTCCAGGAATGTGGTTTCAACAGAACAAGTGatgaaaggaaagcaggagggagACTGCCCAGCACCCCGGCCTGCCTTCGAAGAGGAGAGCAGAATCTTCCAGAAGGAAGGACCCACTCAgaaccccaaaacaaacacaaaagataAAACCAGAGGCCAAGGCTAATggcccctcctctctttcctgatGGTACTTGATTTTAACCAGAAACTGAGCTGTCTGGAGGCAAAGTAAGGTTTCTCTTCCAGGGGTGCCAGTGAGAGTCTTCTGAAgttcatgtttgttttaaatttaagacaCAGACAGACACGGAGGTCCTGGGACCCACCTGGATGTGAGAGACATCATTCGGATGCCAATATACTTCTTCTTGGTGATGGCTTTGCCTggtgtgacagaaaaaaaaaaggacaagagaaGGTCAGCCCAGTTGGTGGCTGTGCCCGGGACACCAGGAGCCATGGGGTCCAACCCCCTTGTTTGGAGCATAAGGTCAGGGCCGTCGGGGGAGGCACTCACGTTGTGATTCGAATTCCTGACTGggccccctgcctgcctcctccctcctccaggcagaagGTAAACATCACGCCTGCAAGGGAACCTGATGAGCCCTGAACCCCCAACCTGACCTCGAGCAGACGGGTCAATAAGCGTTTGCAGAATGAAGGAGCTCctggatctcagttttctcatcagtaaaatgggactaataattCCCACCTGACTGGGCAAAGGAATTAAATGACATAACCAATAATGCAGTAAAATGATGTACAGAAATCACCTAGGCTCATGCCCCATACCTGTTAGGTCAAACCCTAAAAAACAGTCACGACTGTAGGTCAAAAGTTGTCAAACATCTATGACCTAATACCAGGGGCTTACAGTGTGCATTCCTTTCCTTCTTGATAGGAAAAGCGTGGTTGACCTTCAAGCGTGCCCTTGGCCCTGCCCCAAGTCCCCAAggggcagcccagccctgggcctaAACCTCCTGTGGACTGCCTGGGCCTTGCTGTACCTTTGGCTTGTCGGTCGTGGGATTCCGTTAGGAACTTTTTAATCTTATCAGATGGGATCGCAAAGGAGATTCCAGCTGTCACTTTCAGTGTGTTAATTCCAATCACTTCACCATCCTGAAAAGCAAGATGGAAACAGCTGACTGAATCCGGGAAGGTTGACCGGAAGCTCCACACCCAAAGAGAATGGAGGATTTGCATGAAAGGAAGTCTCAGAGCTACTTTCCAGAACGAGTGGGGTAGGGTGGGCGGAatggagggaggaggctgctgggtcGTAGATGGAAAGGCCTGACTTGCACAGCATAAGCCATACTCAGTGACTGGAAGACCCAACACCCACTTCAGACTGGAACCTCGGTGATCGCCAGGATGCAAGCGCAGCATCAAACAATCTCAAAGTGCATATTTGCTCCTTTGAccagaaatacatttctaaaaccCCCAGAGTCCTTCAGGTGATGTCCACACCTTCCTGCTTCTCTATTTTTAATGCTCTTAAGACTCCTCTGCTGACATCAGGGAGAAACCACCTTGGTGCTTAGGGCAGACTCGCTCCATCACCAGGAAAACAAAGCCTCATCTCAGAGCAGCCTCAGGGGCACTGCgggggctggcaggaggcagaggggccacATTGTGTCTCATTTCCTCTGCGTGTCACCGAGTAGCTTTAAATTGTGGAGGAAGCCAATCTACCCGGTGTGCTTCGATTCAAGATAAAGTCTCAGTCGAGTGAACGCCACACCATAGGAAATGATCCCAGAATAAAAGCCTCGCCTCACGCCATCCAACCATTATTCCGAACACTATTGTTGCAGGTTTGTTCAGCTCAGGCTTAGAACAGGGAACTGCCAGGAGAGTGTAAGTCACTCCTCCCACACTTCCTGTAGCACTGAGAATTCAGCCCCCAGCTCCAGGGACCAGCCAGGTGGCACTGCTATCCTGGGCTTGGCTAAACAGGGCCTCAATTTTACCACCTGTAAAGGAGAGTTGAGATGGGTGATCTCGGCTCTGACAGTCTGATTCCAAGGCTTCCCTTTGTGTGCTTATGAGTTTAAATATAAGCTTAGGCGACATCTTTGTGAGCTGGGTAACTCCTCGTTCCAGCCAGGTCTTAAGGGAGGGCTCCCAGCCAAGACAAAGACTGTGGATGAGCCGAGCCAGCTCCCTCCGCAGCCTGGAGACTTTATTTGAGGAACATGCCTTCAGGGATAGGCCAGGACTGCTGACACCTTCAAAATAAAGACGAGCTCCTTTAGCTTCTCCTGGATTGGACCTGAATTCCACTGCATTTGCTTGTCATATTGTAACACAAGCATTCCACTGGCATAACATTTCCAATTGCAATGCCAGCAGGCCTGACTCTTTCCAGAAAAGGTAAGGGTAATTTGCAAGGTACGGTATGTTCACTTTAAATTtcacagatttcactttaaaagaattTGATGATGTGCTTTGGTAAGCTCATgtttgaaaagaaagcaaaagaccGTCTCCGGCCGCCGAAAAGAGAGGAGCTGCCGCCATGTCTGCGCATCTGCAACGGACAGTCGTGCAGAACTGCTCCAGCTTCTTAATCAAGAGGCGCAAGCAGGCGTACAGCCCCGAACCCAATAACCTGAAGGCCCGCAACTCCTTCCGCTACGAGGGACTGATCCACCGCAAGACGGTGGGCGTGGAGCCAGCAGCCGACGGCAAAGGTGTCTTGGTGGTGATGAAGCAGAGGTCCCGCCAGCCCAAGCCAGCCACTTTCTGTGTGCggaccaccaccaacaaaaatgCTCGGGCCACCCTCAGCAGCATCCGTCACATGATCCGCATGGATCTGCGCGTGGCTGCCATCCGCAGAGCCAGAGCCATCCTGCACAGCCAGAAGCCGGTGATGGTGAAGAGGAAGCAGACCCGCCCCACCAAAAGCTCCTGAGCACCCCCTCCCAAAAGCAATAAAGATGTCAGccgaaaaaagaaaagaaaagaaagcgaaagcaaaaaaaaaaaaagcatgtgcaTAGCTTTTTAAAGGCCTTACCAGGTTTACTAATGGGCCTCCAGAGTTTCCATACTGaaattaagcaaaaattaaaaggttATGAGTTCACGTCATGACATGGTCCAATTTACTGTCAACCTAatattttgctggaaaaaaagGACCTTAACAACTTTCAGAAAATTTTAGATGTGCCATAAATGGGAgattacacatacatacacacatacatttgtatATTGCTTCAAAGCCCAGAGGCCAACTACAAACTCCCTAAAACACCCAACACATCTTTTCTCGGCAAAAGGCTCCGGCCCACTTGCTCCCGTATCACGGCATTTCACATCCGAACTCCCCGCCCCACTAACCTGTGTGACCCCCTACTTTGCTGTTGGGACTGGAAATCCACAGGTTTGTCCTATTTTCATTACTTCATGCAGATCACAAGAAAGTTTGGGAATAAAGCCTATTAGAGGCAGCACATGCACAAAACACGCTGTGTTTCTTATTTAGTGGACAGATGTAGGGGAAATGCTTTTTAGAAATGTCAGTCCTACAGGGAAACAGCTGAAGTGGAaaaatgtgacttaaaaaaagattCCGTTGATGAGATTGTGCAGGATTATCCCTGACCTCATTAGATGTTGAATGGGTGGGCCTGGTGCTCAGACTGTACCCCAAAGCAGTGCAAACACCTCTGGGGGCTACAGAGCCTGTGCCAAGGTGAGTGTCCCTCCTGCCACCAAGCTGCACAAGTAGTTCTGACCAGGGGCCGCTGACCTTTGAGGTGGGGGAAGGATGGAGAGCTCCTCCAGGCTGCAGGCTCTAGCAAACTAAAGTGACCATCACAGGAGTCCCTGGAAATTGCCAACAGGCTGAGGACAAGCCCTCGGCCTTGTCTGCTTTAAAGGTTCAAAGGGAACCCCTTGGAAGCACCTTGGGGATCCCGACTCCACTCCTGGTTCCCAAACCCCGTCCGACCCCCATGGGCGGCAGCAGCCGGCTCACATTGATGATGGCATCAGTCTGGATGTAGTCCATGTCCGAGTTCCGGAGCCCCAGCTCTTTGCCGCCGCGCTGGGTGGTGCTGACAATCCCAGTGGTGACTGTGTTTTGAAGGGAAAACGGGCTTCCGATGGCGACCACGAACTCTCCCGGCCGCAGCTCGGAGGAGCGGCCAAGCAGTAGCACGGGCAGCTTTCCCTGGAAACACAAGGTTGGCGTTGCTGCGTTTGGTTAAGTTAATGGAACAGATAAATGCACAGATGTGGAACACCAAGAAGTGAGGGCCGCTAGAATTCACCAGGCCTTGTAGGAAACCGAGGTCCAGCCTCACATCCCTTCCCGGCTGAGGACTAACTTCCCTCCCACCCAAGATAATCAGCGCGTCATAAGCTGTTGTGGGTCAAGCGAGCACTGAAGCCGCACGCCAAGACGTGGGAAGGACCCTGGAGGCCGACTCAGGGTCTCGGCACATCTTGAAGCTATCAGCACAGACCTGCTCTCAAACCTTGAGACTGGGAGACAGAGGGGGACAAATTTAAGATTTGGGGCAAGCCTGACTGCAGTGGTCTCAGAGAGTCAAGTCCCAGGGAGGACCCGGAGCCCACACCCCCAGGTGGAGGGAAAGACTGGATTTGCCCCCACTTATCATAGGCACATCCGTCCCGGGCCTGGAGAAGCGGGAGTTGTGCAGGCTCGGAGCTGCCCTGACTCAGTCCGGTGCGTCTCTGTGCTGAGCACATGCCgtcctgggcaggggcagggatggggctgggggcagcaagGCATCCAGAGCCCTGAGATGCCAAGACCCAAGAGATGGGCCCTCTCCTCACCAGGAACAGTCTTCCATCAACcccctctgctctgggcccaAGTGGGCTGATTAACCCAACAAAGCCTGATGTATCCCCAGTGTCCTATGGCAGCCAGGCAGTCAGGAGCCCCAAACTAGTGTTCAGACCCAAACTGACAAAAGAAAGCCAGCTCGCATCACCAGGGCtgaggagagcagggctgccaTCCGAAGGCTCTaggctctcctccctcccttcctccctggagCAAAGCAAACCAAGTTCCTTTCACCTTTGTTTCCCAAGTCAAAATGAGCAGCTGCTCTGAACAATGAGGGCCAGCCCAGAAAGCAAAGACCTAGCCCAGGCCTCATGCTAATTACAAGCATCTTCATGTTTGTCCGCCtcgaaaaaagaaggaaagaggagagggggctgggaggataGGGTGGGTGGAGCTCAGCATCCCCTCTGCTGGGGGTGGAGCAGACACCAGCTCATGAGGTGggcccatttaacagatgaggaaatggagtctCCAAGCAACTGAGTGACTTGTGATAGGCCAGGGACTTAAAACAGCAACCCTGAACCCAGATTCTCTCATCCACTACACGATACCAAGCCACAAAGATCCCCTGCAGTCCCCAGTAAGGAAGGTGCTGGTCAGGAACATGTTGAGTCAAACTCATGGAGGAAGAAGGGATGTTGAAGGAAGGATCCAAGACCTAAAACTTTAGGGGGCTGCATAAGAGGATTGCCCCTCAAATCACAGACAGGGAGACCTCCCAGGAGAGCACCACGGTCAAGCACACTGACCCGGAGCCAGGTGGCCTGATTAGCTCTGGGCCTGAGCTTCCAACCtctctcagtgttctcatctggaaaacaggTATAATTTAGCACACTTTCCTCATCagtttgttgtgagaattaagtgactTAAGATCTGAGCAGCTCTTTGATTGACACCTGGCTCCACCAAGCATCATGTAAGTGGGACAGGTAAGCATCAGGTGTGTTGGTTATTGTTATTAACATTGGGGTCTGTGCAGACTCAGTGGGGGGAACCCCACCAACTAAACTCCTGCCAGCTAGTCCATGTCATCCAGCCCTCCACTCAGGAGAAGACTGGCGGCTCAGGTCTGCCCTGACAGTGACACTTCGCCCTTGGGAGTCACCTGAGGCTGAAGCACGTAGGGCTGCTCTAGAAGGGGAGGCCTgcagctccccctccccaagctcaTCAGAGTCCAGCAGCACGCCAATGAGCTCAGCCCGGCCTGTTTACCCTGGGCCAGCGCCAGCCGCCCTTGCCAAGAATGACTTCATCCAACAGGCACAGCGGGTGGACGGGCAGGAGTCAGGGCTGGCGATGTGCACTTGGCCACTCTGGGGGAGGCCCACCATGGACACTGCCGTTCTTCAGGGCCCAGGAATGGCCTTCAGGGCTGGGCTTGAGGGGTGGGCAAGGGGACGCAGCGGTGAAGTCTCCTGGGCAGGATCTGCCAGGCTGCCCAGGATTAGTTGCTTTCCACCAACTTCAAGACAAGAGGTCAAGTTCAAACCCAAAAACGTGGGCCCAGCCCACATCAGCTCAGCCACAAGCTGGAAGCACATGAGAAAGTTACATGGCAGGACTCATTGTGGAGGTCTCAATTCCCCGGCCTGCcactccacctcctccccccagGAAGGGGGCCAGAGCCAGGCCCTCGTCTCTCAGGGGGTTTAGAAGGCAGAGGGGCCTAAAGACAGTTCCCTCTGGAACTCCTCTCTTCCAAGTCTGAGCTCAGGCCCAGGGGATgtggagagaagacagaagctCTTGGGGAAGCAGAAGCTGTGAGGACAGAGAGAcccccaggaggggaggagaaccCCGAGGGCCTGCATGTCATTCAGCTGTGGGAGGGCCAAGCCTGCGACCAGTAACGAGGCCCAGAGAACCCTGTGGACAAGCTTGGCTCGGCGCAGTGAAGTCGTCCACACTAAAGTGACCAGGCAGGGTTGGATGAACGGACACCAGTGATAAGAGCCCAGAGTCTCCTAGAGAACCAGTCCTCACTTGAACACAAGGGGAGG
This genomic interval from Camelus ferus isolate YT-003-E chromosome 11, BCGSAC_Cfer_1.0, whole genome shotgun sequence contains the following:
- the LOC102510211 gene encoding 60S ribosomal protein L28-like, whose amino-acid sequence is MSAHLQRTVVQNCSSFLIKRRKQAYSPEPNNLKARNSFRYEGLIHRKTVGVEPAADGKGVLVVMKQRSRQPKPATFCVRTTTNKNARATLSSIRHMIRMDLRVAAIRRARAILHSQKPVMVKRKQTRPTKSS